One window of the Pedobacter ginsengisoli genome contains the following:
- a CDS encoding sterol desaturase family protein yields the protein MNVDYIALSVPIFFILIGVELAYSFYKKLNYYRLNDSISNLSQGIGQQVTGVFMKTALFFGYMYIFEHWRLFDLPQTIWVWIILFIGVDFFYYWFHRMSHQVNALWAAHIVHHQSEEYNLTVALRQSWFQGWFSWVFYLPLSFIGFDPIMFLTLSAFNTLYQFWIHTRAIKSMGPLEWILNTPSHHRVHHGSNPKYIDKNHAGTLIIWDKIFGTFQKEEEEVYYGITTPLASWNPIWANVHYWSELWNTAKQSPKWSDKINVFLKPPGWFPAHLGGFKPAKDIDPASYAKYNPEFHQKFSGYVLLQFLIGLATGSAILFLNATLPTAPLISGSVFSILTLLTCGALLEEKKWLIYFEYCRLLSGILIVLLLNFPIGYQVIFAGLQIVSLVWFYNLNKPNTHAQEVPEV from the coding sequence ATGAACGTGGACTATATTGCTTTATCGGTTCCTATATTCTTTATTCTGATAGGAGTAGAGCTAGCTTATTCTTTCTATAAGAAGTTAAACTATTACCGCTTAAACGATTCCATTTCCAATTTAAGCCAAGGCATTGGTCAGCAGGTAACAGGCGTTTTCATGAAAACAGCGCTCTTCTTTGGCTACATGTATATTTTTGAACATTGGCGGTTATTTGATCTTCCGCAAACCATATGGGTCTGGATCATACTTTTCATTGGGGTCGATTTTTTCTATTATTGGTTTCACAGAATGAGCCATCAGGTAAACGCACTCTGGGCAGCTCACATTGTACACCACCAATCTGAAGAATATAACCTTACCGTAGCTTTAAGGCAATCCTGGTTTCAGGGATGGTTTTCGTGGGTGTTTTATTTACCTCTGTCTTTTATTGGGTTTGATCCGATCATGTTCCTCACCTTAAGTGCTTTTAATACTTTATACCAGTTTTGGATTCATACCAGAGCTATAAAAAGTATGGGGCCATTAGAATGGATTTTAAATACACCATCTCATCACCGTGTGCATCATGGTTCCAACCCAAAATACATAGATAAGAATCATGCAGGTACTTTAATTATTTGGGATAAAATTTTTGGCACCTTTCAAAAAGAAGAAGAGGAGGTGTACTATGGCATAACCACTCCATTAGCCAGCTGGAATCCTATCTGGGCAAACGTACATTACTGGAGTGAACTTTGGAATACCGCAAAACAAAGCCCAAAATGGAGCGATAAAATAAATGTGTTTCTTAAGCCACCCGGATGGTTTCCAGCGCATTTGGGTGGCTTTAAGCCAGCAAAGGATATTGATCCTGCCAGTTATGCAAAATACAATCCTGAGTTTCATCAGAAATTTTCCGGATACGTGCTTTTGCAATTTTTGATAGGCTTAGCCACAGGATCGGCCATTTTGTTTTTAAATGCAACCTTGCCTACAGCACCCTTAATAAGTGGTTCCGTGTTTTCAATACTTACACTATTAACCTGCGGTGCATTGCTCGAAGAAAAGAAATGGCTCATTTATTTTGAATACTGCCGCCTCCTATCAGGTATTTTAATAGTTTTGTTGCTTAATTTCCCTATTGGGTACCAGGTGATATTTGCGGGCTTACAAATCGTTTCATTAGTCTGGTTCTATAATCTTAACAAACCGAATACCCATGCTCAAGAAGTACCTGAAGTTTAA
- a CDS encoding Crp/Fnr family transcriptional regulator — MDELIAYILQFGSLNQQQIDLLISKGKVLHLKKDDYFSEAGKIPGQVGFVVQGVVRGCYYNNKGEEITRCFISENSLVCDYVNFEANVSSSEYLQAITDCQLIVFSKNDWEELSQIIVGWDSIKNKMVQLCMYQKSRKNPVISQDASTRYMEFMENYPSLINRIPLSHIASYLGVTQQSLSRIRKNIR; from the coding sequence ATGGATGAATTGATAGCGTATATCTTGCAATTTGGAAGCCTTAATCAGCAACAAATCGACCTTTTAATCAGCAAAGGAAAAGTATTGCATTTAAAAAAAGACGATTATTTTTCTGAAGCTGGAAAAATACCTGGACAAGTTGGTTTTGTTGTGCAAGGCGTTGTTCGTGGCTGTTATTATAATAACAAAGGCGAAGAAATTACCCGTTGTTTCATTAGTGAAAATAGCTTGGTTTGCGATTATGTCAATTTTGAAGCGAATGTTTCTTCCTCCGAATATTTGCAAGCCATCACCGATTGTCAGCTTATCGTTTTCTCAAAAAATGATTGGGAAGAACTTTCTCAAATTATTGTGGGTTGGGACAGCATCAAAAACAAAATGGTACAATTATGCATGTATCAAAAATCAAGAAAAAACCCAGTCATATCTCAGGATGCAAGCACACGATACATGGAATTTATGGAAAATTATCCGTCGCTTATCAACCGTATTCCTTTATCGCATATCGCTTCTTATTTAGGCGTAACCCAGCAATCACTAAGTAGAATAAGAAAAAATATTCGCTAA
- a CDS encoding SDR family NAD(P)-dependent oxidoreductase has protein sequence MKTALITGANKGIGFETAKQLLEKGFYVFIGSRNLENGSEAVKKLNEAGYTNVEAIQLEVTDLNSVQAAREAIGKKVEVLDVLINNAGINGGTDPYTVLEAKSEEYQNAFNTNVVGTANVTQEFIDLLKKSEAPRIVNLSTSVGSLTLQSDPNWPAYHYAKYGVYAVSKAALNMYTIQLAYELRDTNIKVNAVCPGLTKTDFTYFNGGEVSVAANRVIKYVLIGNDGPSGKLFSEQTNPETGEIAW, from the coding sequence ATGAAAACAGCATTAATTACAGGAGCCAACAAAGGGATAGGCTTTGAAACAGCCAAACAGCTTTTAGAAAAAGGATTTTATGTGTTCATCGGAAGTCGCAACTTAGAAAATGGTTCGGAAGCCGTGAAAAAACTGAATGAAGCAGGCTATACAAATGTGGAAGCAATACAGTTGGAAGTAACTGATTTGAATTCCGTACAAGCTGCTCGTGAAGCCATTGGTAAAAAAGTGGAAGTGTTGGATGTTCTTATCAATAATGCCGGTATCAACGGAGGAACTGATCCATACACGGTATTGGAAGCTAAAAGTGAGGAATACCAAAATGCGTTTAATACCAATGTGGTAGGCACTGCCAATGTTACGCAAGAATTTATTGATTTACTGAAAAAATCTGAGGCTCCAAGAATTGTAAACTTGAGTACAAGTGTGGGGTCGCTTACATTACAAAGTGATCCGAATTGGCCAGCGTACCACTATGCAAAATATGGGGTCTATGCTGTATCAAAAGCAGCCTTGAATATGTACACGATACAATTAGCCTACGAATTGCGTGACACCAACATCAAAGTGAATGCGGTTTGTCCGGGATTGACCAAAACAGATTTTACCTATTTCAATGGCGGTGAAGTAAGTGTTGCGGCCAATAGAGTTATCAAATATGTATTGATCGGTAATGATGGACCAAGTGGTAAATTATTTAGCGAACAAACCAATCCTGAAACAGGCGAAATTGCTTGGTAA
- a CDS encoding lysoplasmalogenase: protein MLKKYLKFNLIFALIFILQLVAEYYELSALKYITKPLIVISLLIMFAISTKLKGRFHKRLFTGLVFGLIGDVLLMLVWKNEAFFTYGLIAFLLCHIFYIRAFYLDFSSAPQLDKKGARIAIALCAVFSISFYVYIRHGLGAMKLPVMVYTFVISLMMMMAAFRNMRVNKISFNLILFGAIFFLISDSTLAYNKFVKGFDLAGLLIMATYMIAQYLITIGGIERQLVKRED from the coding sequence ATGCTCAAGAAGTACCTGAAGTTTAACCTCATATTTGCCCTGATTTTTATACTACAGCTTGTGGCAGAGTATTACGAGCTTTCGGCTTTAAAATACATTACAAAACCACTCATCGTTATCTCTTTACTTATCATGTTTGCAATAAGTACCAAACTAAAAGGTCGCTTTCATAAACGTTTGTTTACAGGCTTGGTTTTTGGCCTTATAGGCGATGTATTGCTTATGCTGGTATGGAAAAACGAAGCTTTTTTTACCTACGGACTAATTGCTTTTTTACTTTGCCATATCTTTTATATCCGCGCATTTTATCTTGATTTCTCGTCTGCACCCCAATTAGATAAAAAAGGAGCAAGGATCGCCATTGCACTTTGTGCTGTGTTCAGTATCAGTTTTTATGTTTACATCAGGCATGGGCTTGGCGCAATGAAACTACCGGTTATGGTTTATACTTTTGTGATCAGTTTAATGATGATGATGGCAGCGTTCAGAAACATGAGGGTAAATAAAATCAGCTTTAACCTGATTCTTTTTGGCGCAATATTTTTCCTGATCTCTGACTCAACACTTGCTTATAATAAGTTTGTTAAGGGCTTTGATCTTGCAGGATTGTTGATTATGGCAACTTATATGATCGCGCAATATTTGATTACCATAGGAGGCATCGAGCGTCAGCTTGTAAAAAGAGAGGATTAG